Proteins from a genomic interval of Leeia speluncae:
- a CDS encoding DUF4189 domain-containing protein, translating into MKRCLRTLLLSSIACTISLMTQADNLCGDDGYFVGAINACQGYNGGIWSAGSRGSSNTQQNTPRDYYGAIAADVVNGEQAHESNNYTSASAAKQAALKGCALSTCKLIIAYKNGCGATASSTLNHVVGGIGDSPEEAEDNAMDKCEQTKSGSNCHIWSRGSCSYYQ; encoded by the coding sequence ATGAAACGCTGTTTACGTACGCTATTACTTTCCTCGATTGCCTGTACCATCAGTTTGATGACGCAGGCAGATAATCTTTGCGGGGATGATGGCTATTTTGTTGGCGCAATCAATGCGTGCCAAGGGTATAACGGGGGGATTTGGAGTGCAGGTTCCAGAGGATCATCAAACACCCAACAAAACACACCCCGCGACTACTACGGCGCAATCGCAGCAGATGTAGTGAATGGCGAGCAGGCACACGAATCAAACAATTACACATCTGCCAGTGCTGCAAAACAAGCTGCTTTAAAAGGTTGTGCTCTAAGCACCTGCAAACTGATCATTGCTTACAAAAACGGATGTGGGGCAACTGCTTCTTCAACACTCAATCATGTAGTCGGCGGTATTGGCGACTCACCAGAAGAGGCCGAAGACAATGCGATGGATAAATGTGAACAAACCAAATCGGGTAGCAATTGCCATATCTGGTCACGTGGTTCGTGCTCTTATTATCAGTAA
- a CDS encoding DUF4189 domain-containing protein, producing MIIAYKNGCGATAAARTPIGSPNHVVGGIGDSPEEAESNAMNKCEQLNSGVQCLIWATAECSYYE from the coding sequence GTGATCATCGCCTACAAAAATGGTTGTGGAGCAACAGCTGCAGCGAGAACCCCTATTGGTAGTCCTAACCACGTAGTTGGCGGCATTGGTGATAGCCCGGAAGAGGCTGAGTCAAACGCTATGAATAAATGCGAACAACTAAACTCAGGGGTTCAATGCCTAATCTGGGCTACCGCTGAATGCTCTTACTACGAATGA
- a CDS encoding sensor domain-containing diguanylate cyclase, with the protein MDKHLPLQHVIDSIADLIYFKDQQSTYVGCNQAFARYAGLSIAEIVGKKDTDLPMLSNPELFQTRDIQVMATLAPLITEDWLIHQTMGQRLYEIVKSPFYDDANQLCGVIGVGRDITNHWRIKQRDETRQLALALTASQAPLQEILDAIVKGLEAEVSGRLCSILLLSDDGEHLLCGSAPSLPDFYNQAVHGLSPGIGVGSCGTAVASGKRVIVEDILTHPYWAPFKALVSQAGLAACWSQPIFSSSGKVLGSFAIYHREITHPTLEDLTSIEQAASITSLAIEYHAARLSLERQAKTDLLTNIGNRRYFQEHAETILQQHAAAKQPIALLFIDVDFFKLINDMFGHKAGDDTLIALGKYFTECQREQDVLARMGGEEFAYLLPETDGETALAFAQQLQAGLTRFYDQQPHLQAKPTLSIGVAAFSTGCGTLDQLLSRADTALYEAKNQGRNCSKLYLPSPPLTQPASPTNFLQ; encoded by the coding sequence GTGGACAAGCATCTTCCTTTGCAACATGTAATCGACTCTATTGCTGATCTGATCTATTTTAAAGATCAGCAGAGTACCTATGTGGGTTGCAACCAAGCGTTTGCTAGATATGCTGGGCTATCTATTGCCGAGATAGTAGGTAAAAAAGATACCGACTTACCCATGCTGTCTAACCCAGAACTCTTTCAGACCAGAGATATTCAGGTAATGGCGACCCTTGCCCCGCTGATTACAGAAGACTGGTTAATTCATCAAACCATGGGGCAGCGTTTATATGAAATTGTGAAGTCCCCTTTTTATGATGATGCCAATCAACTCTGTGGCGTCATTGGTGTAGGGAGAGACATCACCAACCATTGGCGCATCAAACAAAGAGATGAAACCAGACAGTTAGCCCTTGCGCTAACAGCTAGCCAAGCCCCGTTACAAGAAATTTTGGATGCCATTGTGAAAGGCTTAGAAGCCGAGGTATCCGGACGGCTTTGCTCGATCCTACTGCTAAGCGATGATGGTGAGCATCTACTTTGCGGATCTGCCCCTAGCCTGCCTGACTTTTACAACCAAGCAGTGCATGGTTTATCGCCAGGCATTGGCGTTGGCTCTTGCGGAACCGCTGTTGCCTCTGGCAAGCGGGTGATTGTTGAAGATATTCTGACCCATCCTTATTGGGCCCCCTTTAAAGCATTAGTTAGCCAAGCAGGCCTAGCCGCCTGTTGGTCTCAGCCCATTTTTTCTTCTAGCGGTAAGGTATTGGGTAGTTTTGCGATTTATCATCGAGAAATCACCCATCCGACCTTGGAAGACCTCACCTCGATTGAGCAAGCGGCTAGCATTACTTCTTTAGCAATTGAATACCACGCCGCACGATTATCTTTAGAACGCCAAGCGAAAACGGATTTGCTAACTAATATCGGCAACCGCCGATATTTTCAGGAACATGCAGAAACCATCTTGCAGCAACATGCGGCAGCCAAACAGCCGATCGCATTACTGTTCATTGATGTGGATTTCTTTAAGCTCATTAATGATATGTTTGGACACAAAGCGGGGGATGACACGCTGATTGCGCTAGGAAAATACTTTACCGAATGCCAACGAGAACAAGATGTGTTGGCGCGGATGGGCGGGGAAGAATTTGCCTATTTATTGCCAGAAACCGATGGCGAGACGGCATTAGCTTTTGCGCAGCAGTTACAAGCAGGTTTGACGCGCTTTTATGATCAGCAACCTCATTTGCAAGCGAAGCCGACACTATCAATCGGCGTGGCGGCATTTAGTACGGGGTGCGGTACGCTAGACCAACTCTTATCTCGGGCCGATACCGCGCTCTATGAGGCAAAGAACCAAGGTAGAAATTGCTCAAAACTTTATTTACCCTCCCCCCCTCTGACTCAACCGGCCTCGCCCACCAATTTCTTGCAATAA
- a CDS encoding Bax inhibitor-1/YccA family protein, which translates to MQPYGIPAGRAGTLDSVSRNKVLRNTYGLLGLSMIPTAIGAMLGISLQFHMSPMMGLLVFMGVAFGSMFLIEKNKNNSMGVVLLLGFTFFMGLWLSQLLQVALRFPNGAQSIALAAGGTGVTFLAMSTIATVSKRDFSSLGKFLFIGLIVALVAGIANIWLQLPALALTLSAAMVVISSLYMLYDVSRVVNGGETNYISAALAIYLDIYNLFQNLLFLILSLTGNSRD; encoded by the coding sequence ATGCAACCGTATGGTATCCCGGCTGGTCGCGCTGGCACGCTGGATTCTGTCAGTCGCAACAAGGTACTTCGTAATACTTATGGGTTGTTGGGTCTTTCGATGATCCCAACAGCCATTGGCGCTATGCTAGGCATTTCTTTGCAGTTCCATATGTCACCAATGATGGGGTTATTGGTATTTATGGGCGTTGCCTTTGGTAGCATGTTCTTGATTGAGAAAAACAAGAACAACAGCATGGGCGTGGTCTTACTGCTTGGTTTTACCTTCTTTATGGGCTTGTGGTTGTCTCAGCTACTACAAGTGGCCTTACGCTTCCCGAATGGCGCACAGAGTATTGCGCTAGCAGCGGGTGGTACAGGTGTTACCTTCTTGGCGATGTCTACCATTGCAACAGTTAGCAAACGCGATTTCAGCTCTTTAGGTAAGTTTCTGTTTATTGGTTTGATTGTGGCGTTGGTCGCAGGTATTGCGAACATTTGGCTACAACTACCAGCGTTGGCGTTGACACTATCAGCAGCCATGGTGGTGATCTCTAGCTTATACATGCTTTACGATGTAAGCCGTGTGGTCAATGGTGGAGAGACAAACTATATTTCTGCGGCTTTAGCGATTTACTTGGATATCTACAATTTGTTCCAAAACTTGCTATTCCTGATTTTGTCTTTGACTGGCAACAGCCGTGACTAA
- the ribB gene encoding 3,4-dihydroxy-2-butanone-4-phosphate synthase, with product MHSSLLSQRISAAILALQAGRPVIVTDDNDREDEADLILAADAISIPEMARMIRDGSGIVCLCLTEEKARALQLAPMVSNNESQYGTAFTVTIEAKEGITTGVSAADRTQTIRTAVATNAQASDLARPGHVFPLIANAGGVLARRGHTEASIELATLAGFSPAGVLCELMNPDGTMMRGEQLHRYSEDNQLPMLSIADLVEWKQQTNATQAIALTH from the coding sequence ATGCATTCTTCTCTACTTTCCCAACGTATTTCTGCGGCTATTCTGGCGTTGCAAGCGGGTCGCCCTGTGATTGTGACTGACGATAATGATCGCGAAGATGAAGCCGATCTCATTTTGGCTGCAGATGCGATTAGCATCCCCGAAATGGCAAGGATGATTCGTGATGGCAGCGGTATTGTTTGCCTTTGCCTAACGGAAGAAAAAGCTCGCGCCTTACAACTAGCCCCCATGGTGAGCAACAACGAAAGCCAATATGGCACCGCATTTACTGTCACTATTGAAGCCAAAGAAGGGATTACGACTGGCGTGTCTGCTGCTGATAGAACGCAGACGATTCGCACGGCAGTAGCAACCAATGCGCAAGCAAGCGATTTAGCAAGGCCAGGACACGTTTTTCCGCTGATTGCGAACGCTGGTGGCGTATTGGCACGTAGAGGCCATACAGAGGCGTCTATTGAGCTTGCTACGCTTGCAGGTTTTAGTCCGGCGGGCGTGCTGTGCGAATTAATGAACCCAGATGGCACGATGATGCGTGGCGAACAATTGCATCGTTATAGCGAGGATAACCAGTTACCGATGTTATCGATTGCTGACTTGGTGGAGTGGAAACAGCAGACAAATGCGACTCAAGCCATTGCACTAACCCATTAA
- the groL gene encoding chaperonin GroEL (60 kDa chaperone family; promotes refolding of misfolded polypeptides especially under stressful conditions; forms two stacked rings of heptamers to form a barrel-shaped 14mer; ends can be capped by GroES; misfolded proteins enter the barrel where they are refolded when GroES binds), producing MAAKQVKFHDDARSKMVIGVNVLADAVKVTLGPKGRNVVLDRAFGAPTITKDGVSVAKEIELKDKFENMGAQLVKEVASKTSDVAGDGTTTATVLAQAILQEGMKYVAAGFNPTDLKRGIDKAVVALVEELRKIAKPTTTSKEIAQVGSISANSDTDVGEIIANAMDKVGKEGVITVEDGKSLNNELEVVEGMQFDRGYLSPYFINNPEKQIAALDNPFVLLFDKKISNIRDLLPVLEQVAKAGRPLLIIAEDVEGEALATLVVNTMRGILKVVAVKAPGFGDRRKAMLEDIAILTGGTVIAEEVGLTLDKAGLEHLGQAKRIEVGKELTTIIDGIGQADAIQARVGQIDRQIEESTSDYDREKLQERKAKLAGGVAVIKVGAATEVEMKEKKARVEDALHATRAAVEEGIVAGGGVALLRARANLGAVATSNTDQEQGVKIVLKAIEAPLRQIVANAGDEPSVVIAKVLAGEGNFGYNAATGEYGDMVASGVLDPAKVTRSALQYAASVAGLMLTTDCMIAELPEDKPAMPAGMGGMGGMDGMM from the coding sequence ATGGCTGCTAAACAAGTCAAGTTTCACGATGATGCACGTTCTAAAATGGTTATTGGCGTTAACGTTTTAGCTGACGCTGTTAAAGTAACATTGGGACCTAAAGGCCGTAACGTTGTGTTGGATCGTGCTTTCGGCGCGCCTACCATCACTAAAGACGGTGTTTCTGTTGCTAAAGAAATCGAACTAAAAGACAAGTTCGAAAACATGGGCGCACAGCTAGTGAAAGAAGTTGCTTCTAAGACTTCTGACGTAGCGGGTGACGGTACTACTACTGCTACCGTATTGGCTCAAGCTATCTTGCAAGAAGGCATGAAATACGTTGCTGCAGGTTTCAACCCTACAGACCTAAAACGTGGTATCGACAAAGCAGTTGTTGCTTTGGTTGAAGAACTACGCAAAATCGCTAAACCAACTACAACTTCTAAAGAAATTGCACAAGTTGGTTCTATCTCTGCTAACTCTGACACTGACGTAGGCGAAATCATCGCTAACGCAATGGACAAAGTAGGTAAAGAAGGCGTGATCACCGTTGAAGATGGCAAATCTTTGAACAACGAACTAGAAGTTGTTGAAGGTATGCAGTTTGACCGTGGCTACTTGTCTCCATACTTCATCAACAACCCAGAAAAGCAAATCGCTGCTTTGGATAACCCATTTGTGTTGTTGTTCGACAAGAAAATCAGCAACATCCGTGATTTGCTACCAGTACTAGAGCAAGTTGCTAAAGCTGGCCGTCCACTATTGATCATCGCTGAAGACGTAGAAGGCGAAGCACTAGCAACGCTAGTTGTGAACACCATGCGCGGTATCTTGAAAGTAGTTGCTGTTAAGGCGCCTGGTTTCGGTGATCGTCGTAAAGCAATGCTAGAAGATATCGCTATCCTTACTGGCGGTACCGTGATTGCTGAAGAAGTTGGCCTAACCCTAGACAAAGCTGGTCTAGAGCACCTAGGTCAAGCAAAACGTATCGAAGTAGGTAAAGAACTAACTACGATCATCGATGGTATCGGCCAAGCTGACGCTATCCAAGCACGTGTTGGTCAGATCGATCGTCAAATCGAAGAATCTACTAGCGATTACGACCGTGAAAAACTACAAGAACGCAAAGCTAAATTGGCTGGCGGTGTTGCAGTGATCAAGGTTGGTGCTGCTACTGAAGTAGAAATGAAAGAGAAAAAAGCACGCGTTGAAGATGCATTGCACGCAACTCGCGCAGCAGTTGAAGAAGGTATTGTTGCTGGTGGTGGCGTTGCGCTACTACGTGCACGTGCTAACTTAGGTGCAGTTGCTACTAGCAACACAGACCAAGAGCAAGGCGTAAAGATCGTTCTAAAAGCGATCGAAGCTCCTCTACGTCAGATCGTTGCTAACGCAGGTGACGAGCCATCAGTTGTTATCGCTAAAGTATTGGCAGGCGAAGGTAACTTCGGTTACAACGCAGCAACTGGCGAATACGGCGACATGGTTGCTAGCGGTGTGCTAGATCCAGCTAAAGTAACTCGTTCTGCATTGCAGTACGCAGCTTCTGTTGCTGGTCTAATGTTGACTACTGACTGCATGATTGCTGAATTGCCAGAAGACAAGCCAGCAATGCCAGCAGGCATGGGCGGAATGGGCGGCATGGACGGCATGATGTAA
- a CDS encoding co-chaperone GroES: MKIRPLHDRVIVKRLEAEEKTSSGIVLPGSATEKPDMGEVIAVGAGKIQENGAVRAMSLSVGDKVIFGKYSGQTVKVDGEELLVMREEDVMGVVEG, encoded by the coding sequence ATGAAGATTCGTCCGTTGCACGACCGTGTAATCGTAAAACGTCTAGAAGCAGAAGAAAAAACTTCATCTGGTATCGTACTACCAGGTAGCGCGACCGAAAAACCAGACATGGGCGAAGTGATCGCTGTTGGCGCTGGCAAAATCCAAGAAAACGGCGCTGTACGTGCGATGAGCCTAAGCGTTGGCGACAAAGTGATTTTCGGTAAATACAGTGGCCAGACCGTTAAAGTTGACGGCGAAGAGCTACTAGTGATGCGCGAAGAAGATGTAATGGGCGTGGTTGAAGGCTAA
- a CDS encoding RluA family pseudouridine synthase, whose protein sequence is MKKPAVRLCDLPSPLPVRDGIAPSYAWLPEGNWPTIYAFLLDRFAVIGESILSKRLANGEIVDEVGLPIDLLTPYKAGKRIWYYREVEAEPRIPFEAEILFQDAHLLVVDKPHFLPMSPAGNYLKETLLIRLRAALNNQDITPIHRLDRETAGVVMFCLTPELRGKYQRLFEAREVQKTYEAIAPWKDGLSFPRVHQSKMVDGDHFVTMKEVPGEPNSETEMSVLARFGDWALYQLKPHTGRKHQLRVHLASLGIPILHDPFYPIMLPDKGDDFSKPLQLLARSIEFIDPITHMTRHFVSKRHLNGMEGL, encoded by the coding sequence ATGAAAAAACCTGCTGTTCGTCTGTGCGACTTACCTTCCCCGCTTCCTGTCAGAGATGGCATTGCGCCTAGCTACGCTTGGCTTCCTGAAGGCAACTGGCCCACTATTTATGCTTTTTTGCTCGATCGCTTTGCGGTCATTGGCGAATCTATTCTCAGCAAGCGATTAGCTAATGGTGAAATTGTCGATGAAGTTGGCTTGCCAATTGATTTACTTACCCCTTACAAGGCAGGTAAGCGAATTTGGTATTACCGTGAAGTGGAAGCAGAGCCTCGCATTCCTTTTGAAGCGGAGATTTTATTTCAAGATGCGCATCTGCTTGTCGTCGATAAACCGCACTTTCTGCCGATGTCTCCAGCCGGAAATTACTTAAAAGAAACACTGCTGATCCGATTACGTGCAGCGTTAAATAACCAAGACATTACGCCGATTCATCGTCTAGATAGAGAAACAGCTGGGGTGGTGATGTTTTGCTTAACGCCAGAGTTAAGAGGAAAGTACCAACGCCTATTTGAAGCGAGAGAAGTGCAGAAAACGTATGAAGCGATTGCGCCATGGAAAGATGGGCTCTCTTTTCCACGCGTACACCAAAGCAAAATGGTGGATGGAGATCACTTTGTTACGATGAAAGAAGTGCCTGGAGAACCAAACAGTGAAACGGAAATGTCTGTTTTGGCAAGATTTGGCGATTGGGCACTTTACCAACTAAAACCACACACAGGAAGAAAGCATCAATTACGCGTGCACTTAGCTAGCTTGGGAATTCCTATTTTGCACGACCCGTTCTACCCAATTATGTTGCCCGATAAAGGCGATGATTTTTCTAAGCCACTACAGTTACTCGCAAGATCTATTGAATTTATTGACCCCATTACCCATATGACTAGGCATTTCGTCAGTAAACGACATCTCAACGGCATGGAAGGTTTATGA
- the bioA gene encoding adenosylmethionine--8-amino-7-oxononanoate transaminase, with the protein MNSEWIKRSLNAVWHPCTQMKRHETFPLVPIDRAKGVWLYDFEGKRYLDGVSSWWVNLFGHGHPHIKARINAQLESLDHVMLAGFTHAPAVELAEKLSAKTGGALGHAFFGSDGASAVEVALKMSFHYWRNVGKPNKTQFIHLANSYHGETIGALSVTDVEIFKDTYAALVKTSHEVPAPDNRANAQLSSEQIAADAAEHLENWLKEHHETTAALIVEPLVQGAAGMSMYSPYYLKRARALCNQYDVHLICDEIAVGFGRTGSFFASEQAGIWPDLICLSKGITGGVLPLSVVMCTDTLYGAFYDEDIRKGFLHSHSYTGNPLACSAALATLELFEHTDVLAQNRLIASRINALAEPIRKLPYVQHFRQAGTTGAGMIWAFEVNDAPTGFAQQLFAAALKHELLLRPMGNTVYWMPAFNLTDDEATHLVNATFRALQDVMGQACGVRSQPDIKMA; encoded by the coding sequence ATGAATAGCGAATGGATTAAACGAAGCCTGAATGCCGTTTGGCATCCTTGTACCCAAATGAAACGCCATGAAACCTTTCCACTTGTCCCAATTGATCGCGCTAAAGGCGTTTGGTTGTATGACTTTGAAGGCAAACGTTATCTAGATGGCGTGTCTAGCTGGTGGGTGAATCTATTTGGACACGGACATCCGCATATCAAGGCGCGTATTAATGCGCAGTTAGAGTCGCTAGACCATGTCATGCTCGCAGGCTTCACGCATGCACCGGCTGTCGAATTAGCAGAAAAGCTCTCTGCGAAAACGGGCGGTGCACTTGGCCATGCTTTTTTTGGTTCTGATGGCGCATCCGCAGTGGAAGTGGCACTAAAAATGAGCTTTCATTATTGGCGTAATGTCGGCAAACCCAACAAAACGCAGTTCATTCACTTAGCCAACAGTTATCATGGAGAAACCATTGGTGCATTGTCTGTTACCGATGTAGAAATTTTCAAAGACACCTATGCAGCACTCGTGAAAACCTCTCATGAAGTCCCTGCACCGGATAATCGCGCAAACGCACAACTTAGCAGCGAACAAATTGCGGCCGATGCAGCGGAACATTTAGAAAACTGGCTGAAAGAACATCACGAAACAACGGCGGCGCTGATTGTAGAACCGTTGGTTCAAGGGGCGGCGGGAATGTCGATGTACTCCCCTTACTATTTGAAGCGTGCACGTGCCTTGTGTAATCAATACGATGTGCATTTGATTTGCGATGAAATTGCTGTGGGCTTTGGACGCACTGGTAGTTTTTTTGCGAGTGAACAAGCTGGCATTTGGCCAGATTTAATTTGCTTATCGAAAGGGATTACCGGCGGTGTACTGCCATTGTCTGTCGTCATGTGCACCGATACCTTATATGGCGCGTTTTATGATGAAGATATCCGAAAAGGTTTTCTGCACTCGCATTCTTACACCGGCAACCCATTAGCCTGTAGTGCAGCACTAGCCACCTTAGAGCTGTTTGAACATACCGATGTACTCGCGCAAAACCGTTTAATTGCGAGCCGGATTAATGCACTAGCTGAGCCGATTCGTAAATTGCCTTATGTGCAACACTTCCGCCAAGCAGGCACCACAGGCGCCGGCATGATTTGGGCGTTTGAAGTCAACGATGCACCAACGGGATTTGCGCAGCAATTGTTTGCGGCTGCGTTAAAACATGAATTACTGCTGCGCCCAATGGGTAATACCGTCTACTGGATGCCAGCATTTAACCTAACAGACGATGAGGCCACTCATCTTGTGAATGCGACTTTCCGTGCATTACAAGATGTCATGGGGCAGGCATGTGGTGTAAGATCGCAACCTGATATTAAAATGGCATAG
- a CDS encoding SPOR domain-containing protein: MSRDHKNTPRVKPAASASNSSQSGGGLFTGIVIGLILGVVISVGVVFFVNKKMMNSPTPALKPAEPQVTSLPKPSANGVTTGEAPASEVSTKSKYDFFDVLPGTEPPSQPVPDATATETPPPAANTPSNTTTANSNKPSQNKTDLRQDSASNTDATATAAAKKTEEKPAASRAVLQIGSFQNEADADNLKAKLAIIGVEASIREKDIPGKGIWHRVMAGPYNADEANKVKALLQQNGMNPSLINIK, encoded by the coding sequence ATGAGTCGTGACCATAAAAACACTCCGCGTGTAAAACCTGCCGCTAGCGCAAGCAATAGCAGCCAGTCTGGCGGCGGACTATTTACCGGGATCGTGATTGGTCTAATTTTAGGCGTGGTCATTTCTGTTGGGGTTGTCTTTTTTGTGAATAAAAAGATGATGAATAGCCCAACACCCGCTTTAAAACCTGCAGAACCTCAGGTGACCAGCCTCCCAAAACCATCTGCGAATGGCGTCACCACAGGGGAAGCACCTGCAAGTGAAGTATCCACCAAAAGTAAATATGACTTTTTTGACGTGTTACCAGGCACGGAGCCGCCTAGCCAGCCAGTACCTGATGCAACCGCTACAGAGACACCGCCACCAGCAGCAAACACGCCAAGCAATACAACGACTGCTAACAGCAATAAGCCATCGCAAAATAAGACGGACCTAAGACAAGATTCGGCGAGCAACACCGATGCAACGGCTACAGCGGCCGCAAAAAAGACCGAAGAGAAACCGGCTGCTTCTCGTGCAGTGCTACAAATTGGTTCATTCCAGAATGAAGCGGATGCAGACAATCTAAAAGCCAAACTAGCAATTATTGGGGTAGAAGCATCTATTCGTGAAAAAGACATTCCAGGCAAAGGGATTTGGCATCGTGTCATGGCGGGGCCATACAATGCTGATGAAGCAAATAAGGTAAAAGCATTGCTACAGCAAAATGGAATGAATCCATCGTTGATCAATATTAAATAA
- a CDS encoding thiol:disulfide interchange protein DsbA/DsbL gives MKQSWLKKLIVGAAMILGISAANAEPWQALPKPMPVNNPKKIEVVEFFWYGCPHCYHLEPSLEKWAKTQPADVDFRRIHAAWNTGMQVHAQLYFTVQTLKLEDKLNMPIFNAIHKDNVELRDTDVLTDWIGKQAGVNKDVFMKTYNSFSAQTYAKLAPQKTKDYGINAVPTFVVGGKYMTSVADANGNEAQFYKNLNQLIQKVRSEKK, from the coding sequence ATGAAACAAAGCTGGTTAAAAAAATTAATCGTCGGCGCAGCCATGATTTTAGGCATTAGCGCTGCAAACGCAGAACCTTGGCAAGCACTTCCAAAACCAATGCCAGTGAACAACCCGAAGAAAATTGAAGTAGTAGAGTTCTTCTGGTATGGCTGCCCGCACTGTTATCACCTAGAGCCATCACTCGAAAAATGGGCAAAAACCCAACCTGCTGATGTCGATTTCCGTCGCATTCATGCTGCGTGGAACACTGGCATGCAAGTACATGCACAACTGTACTTCACCGTACAAACCTTGAAGCTAGAAGATAAGCTAAACATGCCTATCTTTAATGCAATTCATAAGGACAATGTAGAACTACGTGATACAGACGTATTAACTGACTGGATTGGCAAGCAAGCTGGCGTGAATAAAGATGTATTCATGAAAACCTACAACAGCTTCTCTGCTCAAACCTATGCAAAGCTAGCACCACAAAAAACCAAAGACTACGGAATTAATGCTGTGCCAACTTTTGTGGTAGGTGGCAAGTATATGACTTCGGTTGCGGATGCAAACGGAAACGAAGCACAGTTCTACAAGAACCTGAATCAATTGATCCAGAAAGTACGTAGCGAGAAAAAATAA
- a CDS encoding inositol monophosphatase family protein, whose product MIAPERYLPAVCQLVREVAHREIMPRFLNTDYAKKIDGSLLTEADVATQNALIEGLSRIIPFPVLGEEMTKEEQQRLWQAGGSGLWCIDPIDGTTNFIHGLPYFATSIALMQNGRTVLGVIYNPVTNELFAAVKGKGATLNDKPLPLKTHIPRMCDAIAGVEIKWLAGKLPARLMSISPYGSQRNMGASTLDWCYTAAGRFDLYLHGGQKLWDYAAGSLILEEAGGAMSTLNMENFWEDQVWTRSVVAALQPTLFEPWKKWVWNNK is encoded by the coding sequence ATGATTGCCCCAGAGCGTTATTTACCCGCTGTATGTCAATTGGTGCGCGAAGTCGCCCACCGTGAAATCATGCCCCGATTCCTGAACACAGACTACGCCAAAAAAATAGATGGTAGTTTGTTGACCGAGGCAGATGTCGCCACCCAGAATGCCCTGATTGAAGGGCTGAGTCGTATCATTCCTTTTCCTGTTTTAGGCGAGGAAATGACCAAGGAAGAACAACAGCGCTTGTGGCAAGCAGGCGGTTCTGGGCTTTGGTGTATTGATCCAATTGATGGGACAACAAACTTCATCCATGGGTTGCCCTATTTTGCGACGTCTATTGCGCTTATGCAAAATGGCCGAACCGTATTAGGGGTGATATATAACCCTGTGACAAATGAGTTGTTTGCCGCAGTAAAAGGGAAGGGCGCTACCTTAAATGATAAGCCGCTCCCCCTAAAAACGCATATTCCAAGGATGTGCGATGCGATTGCAGGGGTTGAAATCAAATGGTTGGCAGGTAAATTGCCTGCTCGTCTCATGAGTATTTCGCCTTACGGTAGCCAGCGTAATATGGGCGCATCTACCCTAGATTGGTGCTATACCGCAGCAGGGCGTTTTGATCTGTACTTGCATGGCGGTCAGAAGCTGTGGGATTACGCCGCGGGTAGCCTCATTTTAGAAGAAGCGGGCGGCGCGATGTCGACACTGAATATGGAAAACTTCTGGGAAGACCAAGTTTGGACGCGTTCAGTGGTGGCGGCCTTACAGCCAACCTTGTTTGAACCATGGAAAAAATGGGTCTGGAACAACAAGTAA